AGATTGGATGAACTGAAGAACATTTGACCAGAATTTCTCTGTATatgaacatttccaaaacaaatgggAAATATTTTCATCTGAGCTTTTACAGAAAGAGCATTCAGATTCAATATTCGGTTTATACCTCTTAAGTACACACTTTGCTGGGTAGAATCTgtgaattaatttaaatgtaacttCTCTCACTTTATTAGTAAGCACATATTTGAAAGGCAAAGACCAAACTTTCTTCCAAGGCACACTCTACTAAACCGTTCCAATATCGGATAATGTAAGGAATATTAACCATCTCTTTTTGGAATAAAGGCctaattgttttattgttagtCCAGTGCTCTGCATAAAAGCATAAACTCCCCACAGCAGTATCAGTGCTGCGTCATGGTGATATGTTGTCCAGTGTCGACAATCGCGTAGCACGTTCACTTCCGTTATCTGACGTAGCCCGGCTCGGACGGCTGTGATTGGCCGAAACAACAACCTACCAGTTCGGATTAACGCATGTTGCCGGATGTGGATGTAAAACGGCCGCTCATCGATCAATGAAGTGActtgtatcatcatcatcatcagtatcaTCACTGTCACTTCCAGCTCACTGTTGTGCAGCATCTCATGTAAAGAAAACTTGATTCATATTCGGGGAACAGAGTCGTCAGACATGTGAATGTGGCCTCGTGCTGAGCAAACTGCCCCGTGTGTCAGAAGCAGGGAAGAGACCGCagctcgtctccctctcctcccccggtCATCTCGGCTCTGTCCGCGGCCATGGGCGGCTCCCTGCTCCCGCTGCTCGCCGCCCTGCTGTCCGCCTGCTCGGCCGTCGGAGACCCGGAGAGACACGCTCAGGTCGACGGCGTCCCGCCCGCAAAGATCGGTAAAGAGCGAAGCGGCGCGTTCAGAGTCGGACATcacagctaacgttagcatccACCGGGACCGTTACAGGCCGCTGTGTCTGGACTCGAGCTGCAgcggttaatcgattagtaatcgactactcttttgataatggatgaatcggttcaagtagttctTATGAGAGAAATAGTgaacattctctgatttcagcttctgtgaactaaatatctttggtgtgtggacaaaacgaaaCGGTCgacattcttcaccattttatgaatcaaacaacttatcgattaatcgagaaaataatcaacagatttatcgatgatgaaaataatcgttagttgcagctctgagAAACAACTCTCAAACAACAATTTTCCAGAAGATGCTCACGGTCATTCTGCAAAAACAAGGATAGCCAAACTGAACAGCGATACTGGtcaataaacataaacataaacatgacaccatatatatatatatataaataaattctgGAAATGTCAGATAGATCCTTCCAAAACTTACACGGTACTGGTAACTCCAATGTGTGTGAGGTACGAGATTGTAGTTCAGTGTGTATGGGATGTGTGTTCGTCGGGTTTGTTTATACCTGCCAGGTAATTAAAGTAACATGAGGATGCTTTCAGAAACAATTAAGTTACTAATCTTTATTTATCGATTAACTTACCTACCTTATCAAATGCATATTTGGTGCgatccacagcagcaacaatccTCTGCTAGTTTTGTACATTATCTTGGTGAACTTTAGTCCCAGAGTTTGTCTCTTCATGTGATCCCAGACTGACTCCATGATGTTGACGTCAGGGTTCGCACCGCACGTAATCCTTATAATCCTTATGATGATCGTTGgtttttcagacacatttccaAATCACACTCTTTTGTTATTTCCCCCTCCTTCTGCTGTCCTCCCCTGTGCTCCAGCGGTGGTTGGGGCGGGGATAGGAGGCAGCGCCACGGCCCACTTCCTGCGGCAGCACTTTGGCCCCGAGGTGCAGGTGGACGTGTTCGAAAAAGGGGTGGTCGGGGGTCGACTCGCCACCGTGACCGTCAATCACAATGACTACGAGTCCGGAGGTTCCATCATTCACTCGCTCAACCTCCACATGCAGGAGTTTGTCAAACAGCTCGGTGGGTTTGaacgcgcacagacacacacacacacaaactagagatttaaaacataaactcgtcaggaaaatgtttactgttgttataaatcaagtgagaatttGGGTCATTTCAACATCATATTTCCATCTCCATAGTGAAATGGAGCAGAAAAGGTAGATATTAAATCACTCCCggtatctgtgtgttttgtcctttgTGTCGTCTCCCTGTCGGCACCTCAAGGTTTGAAGTACCGCCGCAGTGTGGCGGGGAAGACGGCGGTGTTTAACGGCAGGGAGATGATTCTCGAGGAGACGGACTGGTACCTGCTGGACCTGTTCCGGCTGTGGTGGCGCTACGGCATCAGCTTCATACGCATGCAGATGTGGGTGGAGGAGATTATGGAGAAATTCATGAGGTACGCCAGAAAATGTGAATGTTACCTTTTTTGTTGATATACAGCATGCCCATTCAAACTGATGTGTGTGGTCAGCCAGTGCACAACCTCACACCCGACTGTCAAATATGGCTAAGACATCAAATCTTTTGCATATTACCCTGAAACACGAACAATGCTCATCCACCATTTTCACTTACCAGCATCTTTATCCTCCTCTCTTATTTGTCTCTAAATCAGTCACATCGAGCctgtatctctctgtctttttctgtcacGCACAAATGTTTATTGAGAAatttgtgatcatttttttcccaaatttgTGATAGGAATGAGGGAAAAGATTCATATAGTAAGTCCGTTGTTTCTTGTGTGTCCGTGTACGTGCATATTTAAGGATATACAAGTACCAGGCCCACGGCTACGCGTTCAGCtcggtggaggagctgctggactcTCTGGGGGGGAGCGGTTTCATCAACATGACCCGGAGGCCGCTTTCTGATTCGCTGCTGGAGCTGGGCGTGTCGCAGCGCTTCATCGACGAGGTCATCGCGCCCGTCATGAGGGTCAACTACGGGCAGAACGTCAGCATCCCGGCATTCATAGGTCAGATGAGTAAAGAGAGATGGGTGGTGTGATGAGCAGAAAAGGGACAGggggagagtgaaaaaaaattagggCCCTTGGGCGGAACATATGGCTGAGATACAATTGTCAATATTGCTTAGTAAGGTTCCTAATGgagtgaaatgacccggaagtatttcaccGGCAGCCATGACAAGAGCTGGTCGAATTCTTTAAAATGCTAAGGAAAGGAACTTTCactgcttcctttcctatctcccttagcaaagggtacactggaccttcctatgcaaaaggaaaggcaGCAATGTTTAAACGTGACGTGCCATGCACAAACTTAAACGATTAAAaccgaagaagaagagtatgaatatgacggTGAAGGGAGGCACGTCCTCACGTAAGATACCGTTGCCTATTAAGCATTTTCATCTCATGCCACAAAGTGGAAATACGcttttttgtagtccatcttcagaaatttgtagtttgAGACGCATTTCAATAACATCACCCTCACCCTGTCCTTGACCGCATGGCGATTTCCATTGAGGTTGAGGAAAAGTGTTTAGGAAAACGCGATAGGAAGGACTTTCCGAATCCACCCTACGTCCCCATTGATGTTTGAGAGAGGAAAGCAAGGTGAGAGATGGGGGTGGCAGCAGGATAGTGTTGTGagttagcatgtgtgtgtctgtgtgtgtttcaggtgccGTGTCTTTAGCTGGTGCCCAGAACAACCAGTGGGCGGTGGAAGGAGGCAACAAACTGGTGTGTTCTGGCCTGCTGAAGATGGCCAACGCCAACCTGCTGCAAGCACAAGTTGACACCATTTCCCCCGTCCAGTCAGGTACTTCTCCATGACTTTGGTTGAATGTGATCATTGTCGAGTTACATATCCATTGAGATACAGTTTTGCTTGGGGTTTTTCAAATACACACTGGTGTTGTGTATTTGCTCTCCAGAGGAGGCCGTCCAGTACCAGCTGAGCTTCACCACAGCGGCAGGAACGGGATCGGAGCTGTACGACATCGTCGTGTTGGCGACGCCGCTTGAGGCCAGCGTCGGCTCCGGAGTCCAGTTCCAAGGTTTCACGCTTCCCTTCGACCGGGTCCCCGGCAACTATCACAGCACCGTGGCGACCGTCGTCCACGGTTACCTCAACACCTCTTTCTTCGGCTTCCCGGACCCCCGCCTGTTCCCCTTCGCCAGCGTCCTCACGACGGAGACGCCCGACCTGTTCTTCAACAGCGTGGCCAGCGTTTGCCCCGTCAACATCTCTGCGGGCTTCCGGCGCAAGCAGCCGCAGGAGGCTGGAATCTATAAAGTGTTTTCTCCGCAGCCTCTGGACAAGTCTCAGCTCAAAACACTCTTCAGGTGAGCCACTTCCTTCCTGGCAAAGTAAATGTggcaaataaatattgttttcatcatcactgCATAATCTGTCagtcactttctctttcttttcagtttgatCTGAAAAGCAGTAGAAAtgaactagggctgcaactatcaattattttcatttttttgattaatctgttgattattttatggattaatcaattagttgtttggtccaaatttTCCGTTTTACTTTAAATTTTTAGGTCGTACTACTCGGTGCAGGTGACGGAGTGGCAGCCGTACTCTCACTACGGCAGCAGCCAGGGTCTGCCGCCCGTGGAGCTCCAGCCAAATCTCTACTACCTGAACGGCATTGAGTGGGCCGGCAGCGCCATGGAGATGAGCTCAGTGGCAGCCAAGAACATCGCCCTGCTGGCGTACCACCGCTGGAACCGACAGCTGGACACGGTGGACCAGAGAGATCTGATGCACAGGATCAAGACAGAATTATGACCCTGAAAAAGCCGAGACGTGCTACAGCAAAGTATCGAAGTAGAGACAGAGATTCTGAGTAATTTAGCTCTTGTAGCATCACCAAGTGCAGGAACTGAGATCCGACAAAGGTCGCGATACCAGAGCGGGAAACGAGCGGAGGTGTTATCAGCACTGGGGTGGAAAACTGTGAACTTCAGTCTCTTTACTgttgatcatcattcatatatatatatatatatatgatatatatatcattcaaacactgtttttttgttttggatatttaaataaatgattcgGGCAGCTTTTTTCTGAGAGGGAAACCAAAGCCAAACTTATTGTCGGTAAATGCTAAGAGATGACAGGTGTTTGGAAATGTGCTTCACAGATATTAAACGggttagaatattttttttttgtaaaacttcCAAAATATTTTGAACAGAAAcgtacaaaatattttaattgttgGTGGAAGAAGGACTTTAAagtatttatatacagttatcTCTGGAACATTGAACAATGAATTCTTGGGACATTATTGTTATtgctaatattattattattatgtaactGCTTCTCTCCGACGCAGCTGCTTGTCAATCGGTCAATAATTGATAACACATCCTTCTGCTGCCAACGTTGGTGTTAGGAATCTGTCCGggctcttttttcattttcaggtttctgttgttttacaacaacaaaaaaagctaatttgCTAATAATTCGAATGATTTGCGTGAGCTTTTCTTTGCCAAGAAATTAAGAATCCAAGCAACTGTAGGAAACACCAGTTGATGTTTATCTCAGTAGATATTGGGTGGCGGGTTTCTCGAGTCGCATTTGCtatgtgtaaataaatattcCTGTGTCCacgacttaaaaaaaatattttgacccTTGTGGGCTTGAGCATGAATAAGACGCTTTAAAATGGCTGCTTGTGACTCATGGTAGTAGTGGCCACTGGTGCTATGACCTATTGCTCCTTTGCTTTAAGACTATTTCATTATCTCACcttcctgctgcttttgttgCCTTATacagcaggatttttttttccgtggg
The sequence above is a segment of the Scophthalmus maximus strain ysfricsl-2021 chromosome 2, ASM2237912v1, whole genome shotgun sequence genome. Coding sequences within it:
- the LOC118300750 gene encoding prenylcysteine oxidase-like, producing MGGSLLPLLAALLSACSAVGDPERHAQVDGVPPAKIAVVGAGIGGSATAHFLRQHFGPEVQVDVFEKGVVGGRLATVTVNHNDYESGGSIIHSLNLHMQEFVKQLGLKYRRSVAGKTAVFNGREMILEETDWYLLDLFRLWWRYGISFIRMQMWVEEIMEKFMRIYKYQAHGYAFSSVEELLDSLGGSGFINMTRRPLSDSLLELGVSQRFIDEVIAPVMRVNYGQNVSIPAFIGAVSLAGAQNNQWAVEGGNKLVCSGLLKMANANLLQAQVDTISPVQSEEAVQYQLSFTTAAGTGSELYDIVVLATPLEASVGSGVQFQGFTLPFDRVPGNYHSTVATVVHGYLNTSFFGFPDPRLFPFASVLTTETPDLFFNSVASVCPVNISAGFRRKQPQEAGIYKVFSPQPLDKSQLKTLFRSYYSVQVTEWQPYSHYGSSQGLPPVELQPNLYYLNGIEWAGSAMEMSSVAAKNIALLAYHRWNRQLDTVDQRDLMHRIKTEL